A genomic segment from Cygnus atratus isolate AKBS03 ecotype Queensland, Australia chromosome Z, CAtr_DNAZoo_HiC_assembly, whole genome shotgun sequence encodes:
- the RIGI gene encoding antiviral innate immune response receptor RIG-I isoform X2 translates to MRFTKLQAAGCARSWPEGGLRMEGGPRGHFRFPFPAGPRCLLCAGPGGGWRVRAMTAEEKRGLQCYRRYIERSLNPVYVLGNMADWLPDELRERIRKEEERGVSGAAALFLDAVLQLEARGWFRGMLDAMLAAGYTGLAAAIENWDFSKLEKLELHRQLLKRIEATMLEVDPVVLIPYINTCLIDRECEEIQQISESRSKAAGITKLIECLCRSDKEHWPKSLQLALDNTGYYRASELWDMREDNAKDVDSEMTDASEDCLETSMTYSEEAEPDDNLSENLGSDAGIGKPPPVYEAKKARSYQIELAQPAINGKNTLICAPTGSGKTFVALLICEHHFQNMPAGRKGKVVFLATKVPVYEQQKNVFKQHFERQGYSIQGVSGENFSNVSVENVIEDNDIIILTPQILVNSFEDGTLTSLSVFTLMIFDECHNTTGNHPYNVLMTRYLEQKFNSSASQLPQILGLTASVGVGNAKNIEETIEHICSLCSYLDIQAISTVRENIQDLQRFMNKPEIDVRLVKRRVHNHFAVIISDLMSETEALMRKIYSVDTVSQNSRKDFGTQKYEHWIVVTQRKCRLLQLEDKEEESRICRALFICTEHLRKYNDALIISEDARIIDALSYLTEFFTNVKNGPYTELEQHLTAKFQEKEPELTALSKDETNENPKLEELACILDDAYRYNPQTRTLLFAKTRALVAALKKCMEENPILSYIKPDVLMGRGRRDQKAGMTLPSQKGVLDAFKTSKDSRLLIATSVADEGIDIAQCNLVVLYEYSGNVTKMIQVRGRGRAAGSKCILVTSKTEVVENEKCNRYKEEMMNKAIEKLQEWDEETFAKKIHNLQMKEKVLRDSRKKEIKPKVVEGQKNLLCGKCKAYACSTDDIRIIKESHHIVLGEAFKERYITKPHKKPMQFDGFEKKSKMHCRNNNCQHDWGITVKYLTFDNLPVIKIKSFVVQSAATGTQMDFQKWKSINSSLKNFDVEEMSNLYPPF, encoded by the exons ATGAGGTTCACGAAGCTGCAAGCGGCTGGCTGTGCGCGTTCATGGCCAGAGGGCGGTCTGCGGATGGAGGGCGGCCCGCGGGGCCACTTTCGTTTTCCATTCCCCGCCGGGCCTCGGTGCCTTTTGtgtgcggggccgggcggcggctgGCGGGTCCGAGCCATGACGGCGGAGGAGAAGCGGGGCCTGCAGTGCTACCGGCGGTACATCGAGCGGAGCCTCAACCCCGTCTACGTGCTGGGCAACATGGCGGACTGGCTGCCCGACG AGCTGCGGGAGAGGATCCgcaaagaggaggagagaggggtgagCGGCGCCGCCGCGCTCTTTCTGGACGCCGTCCTGCAGCTGGAGGCCCGCGGCTGGTTCCGAGGGATGCTGGACGCAATGCTGGCCGCAG GTTACACAGGACTTGCAGCAGCAATTGAGAACTGGGACTTCAGCAAACTGGAAAAACTGGAGTTACACAGACAGCTGTTGAAGCGGATAGAGGCAACAATGTTAGAAGTCGACCCAGTAGTGCTCATTCCCTACATAAACACCTGCCTGATAGACAGGGAGTGCGAAGAGATTCAGCAG ATTagtgaaagcagaagcaaagcagcaggcatAACTAAACTCATTGAATGTCTCTGTCGGTCGGATAAGGAGCACTGGCCAAAAAGCCTTCAGCTGGCACTAGATAACACAGGATATTACCGTGCAAGTGAACTGTGGGATATGAGAGAAG ATAATGCCAAAGATGTTGACAGTGAAATGACAGATGCCTCTGAGGACTGCCTTGAAACCAGCATGACATATTCTGAAGAAGCAGAACCTGATGATAATCTCAGTGAAAATCTTGGTTCAGATGCAG GAATTGGCAAGCCTCCACCTGTCTATGAAGCAAAGAAGGCTCGGAGCTACCAGATTGAACTTGCACAGCCTGCTATCAATGGGAAAAATACCTTAATATGTGCCCCTACTG GATCTGGAAAAACTTTCGTCGCGCTTCTGATTTGTGAACACCATTTCCAAAACATGCCTGCAGGACGAAAGGGGAAAGTTGTATTTCTTGCAACAAAAGTCCCAGTGtatgaacaacagaaaaatgtcttcaagCAGCATTTTGAAAGACAAGG aTATTCCATTCAAGGAGTTAGTGGTGAAAATTTTTCCAATGTCTCTGTAGAAAATGTTATAGAGGACAATGACATCATCATACTGACACCCCAGATCCTGGTGAATAGCTTCGAGGATGGGACCCTTACCTCCCTCTCTGTTTTCACTCTGATGATATTCGATGAGTGCCACAACACTACAGGCAACCACCCTTACAATGTGTTAATGACCAGGTATCTGGAGCAGAAATTTAACTCCTCTGCAAGTCAGCTGCCACAG ATTTTAGGTTTGACTGCTTCTGTTGGAGTTGGTAATGCCAAGAACATTGAGGAAACAATAGAGCACATCTGTAGTCTCTGCTCCTACCTTGACATACAGGCCATATCCACTGTCAGAGAGAACATACAAGACCTGCAAAGGTTCATGAACAAGCCAGAAATAg ATGTCAGATTGGTTAAGAGGCGAGTTCACAATCACTTTGCAGTCATTATCTCAGATTTGATGTCCGAGACAGAGGCACTGATGAGGAAGATTTACTCAGTGG ATACTGTCTCccaaaacagcaggaaagatTTTGGAACACAGAAATATGAACACTGGATAGTTGTCACTCAGAGGAAATGCAGACTGTTGCAACTAGAagacaaggaggaggagagcaggatATGTAGAGCCCTTTTCATTTGCACTGAACACCTGCGG AAATACAACGATGCCCTCATCATCAGTGAAGATGCCCGCATCATAGATGCTCTATCCTACCTGACCGAGTTTTTCACAAATGTCAAGAATGGACCATACACAGAATTAGAACAGCACCTGACAGCCAAATTTCAAG agaaaGAACCAGAACTGACTGCCCTTTCAAAAGATGAAACAAATGAGAATCCTAAACTGGAAGAGCTTGCCTGCATCCTGGATGATGCATACCGCTATAACCCACAGACTCGCACTCTTCTCTTTGCTAAGACAAGAGCCTTAGTAGCT GCTTTGAAGAAGTGTATGGAGGAAAACCCTATCCTTAGCTACATAAAGCCAGATGTTTTGATGGGGCGCGGAAGAAGAGATCAAAAAGCAG GTATGACCCTCCCAAGCCAGAAGGGTGTACTGGATGCGTTCAAAACCAGCAAGGACAGCAGGCTGCTCATTGCTACATCCGTTGCTGATGAAGGCATTGATATTGCCCAGTGCAACCTTGTTGTGCTCTATGAATACTCCGGTAATGTGACCAAAATGATCCAAGTCAGAG GTCGTggaagggcagcaggcagcaagtgCATCCTTGTGACAAGCAAAACGGAAGTGGTagagaatgaaaaatgcaaCCGTTATAAGGAAGAAATGATGAATAAAGCTATTGAAAAGCTCCAGGAATGGGatgaagaaacatttgcaaaaaag atacATAACctgcaaatgaaggaaaaggtgTTACGAGATtccaggaagaaagaaataaaacctaaaGTAGTGGAAGGCCAAAAGAACCTCCTGTGTGGAAAATGCAAAGCATATGCCTGCAGTACAGATGACATCAGAATTATAAAG GAATCTCATCACATTGTCCTAGGAGAAGCATTCAAGGAGCGTTA
- the RIGI gene encoding antiviral innate immune response receptor RIG-I isoform X1, whose protein sequence is MRFTKLQAAGCARSWPEGGLRMEGGPRGHFRFPFPAGPRCLLCAGPGGGWRVRAMTAEEKRGLQCYRRYIERSLNPVYVLGNMADWLPDELRERIRKEEERGVSGAAALFLDAVLQLEARGWFRGMLDAMLAAGYTGLAAAIENWDFSKLEKLELHRQLLKRIEATMLEVDPVVLIPYINTCLIDRECEEIQQISESRSKAAGITKLIECLCRSDKEHWPKSLQLALDNTGYYRASELWDMREDNAKDVDSEMTDASEDCLETSMTYSEEAEPDDNLSENLGSDAEGIGKPPPVYEAKKARSYQIELAQPAINGKNTLICAPTGSGKTFVALLICEHHFQNMPAGRKGKVVFLATKVPVYEQQKNVFKQHFERQGYSIQGVSGENFSNVSVENVIEDNDIIILTPQILVNSFEDGTLTSLSVFTLMIFDECHNTTGNHPYNVLMTRYLEQKFNSSASQLPQILGLTASVGVGNAKNIEETIEHICSLCSYLDIQAISTVRENIQDLQRFMNKPEIDVRLVKRRVHNHFAVIISDLMSETEALMRKIYSVDTVSQNSRKDFGTQKYEHWIVVTQRKCRLLQLEDKEEESRICRALFICTEHLRKYNDALIISEDARIIDALSYLTEFFTNVKNGPYTELEQHLTAKFQEKEPELTALSKDETNENPKLEELACILDDAYRYNPQTRTLLFAKTRALVAALKKCMEENPILSYIKPDVLMGRGRRDQKAGMTLPSQKGVLDAFKTSKDSRLLIATSVADEGIDIAQCNLVVLYEYSGNVTKMIQVRGRGRAAGSKCILVTSKTEVVENEKCNRYKEEMMNKAIEKLQEWDEETFAKKIHNLQMKEKVLRDSRKKEIKPKVVEGQKNLLCGKCKAYACSTDDIRIIKESHHIVLGEAFKERYITKPHKKPMQFDGFEKKSKMHCRNNNCQHDWGITVKYLTFDNLPVIKIKSFVVQSAATGTQMDFQKWKSINSSLKNFDVEEMSNLYPPF, encoded by the exons ATGAGGTTCACGAAGCTGCAAGCGGCTGGCTGTGCGCGTTCATGGCCAGAGGGCGGTCTGCGGATGGAGGGCGGCCCGCGGGGCCACTTTCGTTTTCCATTCCCCGCCGGGCCTCGGTGCCTTTTGtgtgcggggccgggcggcggctgGCGGGTCCGAGCCATGACGGCGGAGGAGAAGCGGGGCCTGCAGTGCTACCGGCGGTACATCGAGCGGAGCCTCAACCCCGTCTACGTGCTGGGCAACATGGCGGACTGGCTGCCCGACG AGCTGCGGGAGAGGATCCgcaaagaggaggagagaggggtgagCGGCGCCGCCGCGCTCTTTCTGGACGCCGTCCTGCAGCTGGAGGCCCGCGGCTGGTTCCGAGGGATGCTGGACGCAATGCTGGCCGCAG GTTACACAGGACTTGCAGCAGCAATTGAGAACTGGGACTTCAGCAAACTGGAAAAACTGGAGTTACACAGACAGCTGTTGAAGCGGATAGAGGCAACAATGTTAGAAGTCGACCCAGTAGTGCTCATTCCCTACATAAACACCTGCCTGATAGACAGGGAGTGCGAAGAGATTCAGCAG ATTagtgaaagcagaagcaaagcagcaggcatAACTAAACTCATTGAATGTCTCTGTCGGTCGGATAAGGAGCACTGGCCAAAAAGCCTTCAGCTGGCACTAGATAACACAGGATATTACCGTGCAAGTGAACTGTGGGATATGAGAGAAG ATAATGCCAAAGATGTTGACAGTGAAATGACAGATGCCTCTGAGGACTGCCTTGAAACCAGCATGACATATTCTGAAGAAGCAGAACCTGATGATAATCTCAGTGAAAATCTTGGTTCAGATGCAG AAGGAATTGGCAAGCCTCCACCTGTCTATGAAGCAAAGAAGGCTCGGAGCTACCAGATTGAACTTGCACAGCCTGCTATCAATGGGAAAAATACCTTAATATGTGCCCCTACTG GATCTGGAAAAACTTTCGTCGCGCTTCTGATTTGTGAACACCATTTCCAAAACATGCCTGCAGGACGAAAGGGGAAAGTTGTATTTCTTGCAACAAAAGTCCCAGTGtatgaacaacagaaaaatgtcttcaagCAGCATTTTGAAAGACAAGG aTATTCCATTCAAGGAGTTAGTGGTGAAAATTTTTCCAATGTCTCTGTAGAAAATGTTATAGAGGACAATGACATCATCATACTGACACCCCAGATCCTGGTGAATAGCTTCGAGGATGGGACCCTTACCTCCCTCTCTGTTTTCACTCTGATGATATTCGATGAGTGCCACAACACTACAGGCAACCACCCTTACAATGTGTTAATGACCAGGTATCTGGAGCAGAAATTTAACTCCTCTGCAAGTCAGCTGCCACAG ATTTTAGGTTTGACTGCTTCTGTTGGAGTTGGTAATGCCAAGAACATTGAGGAAACAATAGAGCACATCTGTAGTCTCTGCTCCTACCTTGACATACAGGCCATATCCACTGTCAGAGAGAACATACAAGACCTGCAAAGGTTCATGAACAAGCCAGAAATAg ATGTCAGATTGGTTAAGAGGCGAGTTCACAATCACTTTGCAGTCATTATCTCAGATTTGATGTCCGAGACAGAGGCACTGATGAGGAAGATTTACTCAGTGG ATACTGTCTCccaaaacagcaggaaagatTTTGGAACACAGAAATATGAACACTGGATAGTTGTCACTCAGAGGAAATGCAGACTGTTGCAACTAGAagacaaggaggaggagagcaggatATGTAGAGCCCTTTTCATTTGCACTGAACACCTGCGG AAATACAACGATGCCCTCATCATCAGTGAAGATGCCCGCATCATAGATGCTCTATCCTACCTGACCGAGTTTTTCACAAATGTCAAGAATGGACCATACACAGAATTAGAACAGCACCTGACAGCCAAATTTCAAG agaaaGAACCAGAACTGACTGCCCTTTCAAAAGATGAAACAAATGAGAATCCTAAACTGGAAGAGCTTGCCTGCATCCTGGATGATGCATACCGCTATAACCCACAGACTCGCACTCTTCTCTTTGCTAAGACAAGAGCCTTAGTAGCT GCTTTGAAGAAGTGTATGGAGGAAAACCCTATCCTTAGCTACATAAAGCCAGATGTTTTGATGGGGCGCGGAAGAAGAGATCAAAAAGCAG GTATGACCCTCCCAAGCCAGAAGGGTGTACTGGATGCGTTCAAAACCAGCAAGGACAGCAGGCTGCTCATTGCTACATCCGTTGCTGATGAAGGCATTGATATTGCCCAGTGCAACCTTGTTGTGCTCTATGAATACTCCGGTAATGTGACCAAAATGATCCAAGTCAGAG GTCGTggaagggcagcaggcagcaagtgCATCCTTGTGACAAGCAAAACGGAAGTGGTagagaatgaaaaatgcaaCCGTTATAAGGAAGAAATGATGAATAAAGCTATTGAAAAGCTCCAGGAATGGGatgaagaaacatttgcaaaaaag atacATAACctgcaaatgaaggaaaaggtgTTACGAGATtccaggaagaaagaaataaaacctaaaGTAGTGGAAGGCCAAAAGAACCTCCTGTGTGGAAAATGCAAAGCATATGCCTGCAGTACAGATGACATCAGAATTATAAAG GAATCTCATCACATTGTCCTAGGAGAAGCATTCAAGGAGCGTTA